One stretch of Acidobacteriota bacterium DNA includes these proteins:
- a CDS encoding DinB family protein: MSASAVRPPKSEYDPYYQRYISLVPEEDVLVSLDQQLSETLILLRTLSEQHGMFRYEPGKWSVKEVLGHLIDTERIMAYRALRIARNDRTPLAGFEQDDYVKNGSFDQRTVGNLGREFEQVRRATISFFRNLEPEAWERTGIANNVEVSVRALAYIIAGHELHHKAILKDRYGLGI, encoded by the coding sequence ATGTCTGCCAGTGCCGTGCGTCCGCCGAAATCGGAATACGATCCTTACTACCAGCGATACATTTCCCTGGTCCCAGAAGAAGACGTCCTCGTCTCGCTAGATCAGCAACTCTCTGAGACTCTGATCCTGCTGCGCACTCTCTCTGAGCAGCACGGGATGTTTCGGTACGAGCCGGGTAAATGGAGCGTCAAGGAAGTGCTGGGGCACCTCATCGACACCGAACGCATCATGGCATATCGCGCCCTGCGCATCGCGCGTAACGACCGCACGCCGCTGGCTGGATTTGAACAGGACGACTACGTGAAAAACGGGAGCTTCGACCAACGAACTGTGGGCAATCTAGGTCGCGAATTCGAGCAAGTGCGTCGCGCGACGATTTCGTTCTTCCGCAATCTGGAACCAGAAGCCTGGGAGCGAACCGGAATTGCCAACAACGTCGAAGTCAGCGTGCGCGCACTCGCTTACATCATCGCGGGACACGAGCTCCACCATAAGGCGATCTTGAAGGATCGTTATGGATTGGGAATTTGA
- a CDS encoding chromosomal replication initiator protein DnaA: MSLSSSAAAQVNPWMRILGALEKKINRHSYETWLKPTRFSHAVGKVMFVRVPTPEFRHIGDKYGDLIFEAVDNLKLEFEDFQFVTVDEDPSVVAQRPPSQPIPVQSAGHVGNGAAAVRSGVGASQSRFDWETAAQLNPKYTFEAFVIGSGNQFAHAASRAVAERPSKAYNPLFLYGGVGMGKTHLMQAIGHEVKKRMPEASICYVSSEKFTNEMINSLRYDKMTSFRDKFRNVDLLLIDDIQFLAQKERTQEEFFHTFNALHESMKQIVIASDRPPKELPEIEDRLRSRFEWGLIADIQPPDLETKVAILQKKSETERVPLPTDLALYIASNVRTNVRELEGALIRLIAYCSLTGAEVTLSTAQQVLKNFIDSQARKISIDSIQKAVAEQFGLRTPEIKQKNNSRSIVVPRQIAMYLAKQMTEASLPEIGRQFGGKHHTTVMHSIAKIDEQRRNDKDLNRLINKLTETLNG, translated from the coding sequence CTCTGGAAAAGAAAATCAACAGACACTCATACGAAACCTGGCTCAAGCCCACGCGCTTCAGTCACGCGGTTGGCAAGGTAATGTTTGTCCGAGTACCCACTCCGGAGTTCCGCCACATCGGCGACAAGTATGGCGACCTGATCTTTGAAGCAGTCGATAACCTCAAGCTCGAGTTTGAAGATTTTCAGTTTGTTACCGTCGACGAAGATCCATCCGTCGTGGCTCAGCGTCCTCCTTCACAGCCAATTCCGGTTCAATCTGCGGGTCATGTAGGCAACGGAGCAGCCGCAGTCAGGTCCGGAGTCGGAGCGTCACAATCGCGCTTTGATTGGGAAACTGCAGCGCAGCTAAATCCGAAGTACACCTTTGAGGCCTTCGTGATCGGCAGCGGCAATCAGTTCGCACATGCCGCATCGCGCGCTGTTGCTGAGCGTCCGTCGAAGGCCTACAACCCACTCTTCCTGTACGGCGGGGTAGGAATGGGCAAGACCCACTTGATGCAGGCGATCGGGCACGAAGTGAAGAAGCGCATGCCAGAGGCCTCGATCTGCTACGTGTCGAGCGAGAAGTTCACGAACGAGATGATCAACTCGTTGCGCTACGACAAGATGACCAGTTTTCGGGACAAGTTCCGCAATGTCGACCTGCTGCTCATCGACGACATTCAGTTTCTCGCTCAAAAGGAGCGAACGCAGGAAGAGTTCTTCCACACTTTTAACGCGCTGCATGAATCAATGAAGCAGATTGTGATCGCCAGCGATCGTCCGCCGAAGGAGCTGCCCGAGATCGAGGATCGGCTGCGCAGCCGCTTCGAATGGGGCTTGATCGCGGACATTCAGCCGCCCGACCTCGAAACAAAAGTCGCAATTCTGCAGAAGAAGAGCGAGACGGAGCGTGTGCCTCTGCCAACCGACTTGGCACTTTACATCGCTTCCAACGTGCGCACGAATGTGCGCGAGCTCGAAGGCGCGCTGATTCGGCTGATTGCTTATTGCTCTCTTACTGGCGCGGAAGTTACTTTGAGCACTGCGCAGCAAGTGCTGAAGAATTTTATTGATTCGCAGGCGCGCAAGATCAGCATTGATTCTATTCAGAAGGCAGTTGCCGAGCAATTTGGATTGCGCACACCGGAGATCAAGCAGAAAAACAACTCGCGCTCAATCGTCGTACCCCGGCAGATCGCGATGTATCTCGCCAAGCAAATGACCGAAGCCTCGTTGCCGGAGATCGGACGGCAGTTCGGTGGGAAGCATCACACGACGGTGATGCACTCGATCGCCAAAATCGATGAACAGCGGCGAAATGACAAGGATCTGAACCGGCTCATCAACAAGCTCACCGAGACGCTGAACGGTTAA